The sequence GGAAGTTTTGCCATTCCTTATACAAATACGGTCAATAATGCAGGAACTCTTTTCTCTTTAATCAATGACGGTGACGGAACCTCAGTAGAAGGAGTGAATAATACAACCACATCCAGCGTTGCTTCTGTAAGAGGTATTGTAAGCAATACAGCTCCGGGAGGATTTTCTTCAGGAGTTCGCGGTATTAATAATGGCACAGGAGGTCTAGGTGTTGGTGTTTGGGGAAGCCAGGCCGGAAGCGGATGGGGAGTATATGGTGTAACACCAGACGGACTTGGAGTCTATGGAAATTCTTCTGCAAACGGATATGGAGTTTATGCCAACAGTAATACAGGAACAGGTCTTAATGCCACCAGTAATAATGGTATTGGCGCTAATATAGCAATCTTTAATAATGCTAATAACAACAATGTCCTTAATGCCAACACTGTAGGAAATGGAACTGTTGTAAACGTTACCACAACAGGAAACGGGGCCGGTGTAAGAAGTTCTACAGGAAGCGGATTTGCCATACATGGTATCACTTCTGCTCAGACATCTGCCGGTGTTATCGGAGATAATAACGGAGCCGGTGAAGCTGTTGTGGGTAGAACTACCAGTGATATTGCAGGAGCCGTAGTAGGTAGAAACGATGGAGGCGGTTATGGTGTAAGAGGTTTTATTGCAACAAATACTTCCGGAACAGCAGTCGGAGTTTTGGGACAGGTCGGGCTTAATAACAGTATGGGACGCGCAGGACGCTTTGAGAATTTTAATGCTTCAAATAATATCAATAATACTTTCGAAGTAGAATCAAATGGAAACGGAAACATTCCGGATAATACCCAAGGTAACGCCGCCTCTTTCTTACTTGACAATACAAATAGTGTGGGAGCTGCAGTAAGAGGTGAAGTAAATACTATTTTCGGAAACTTTGGTGCTGCAGGTATTTTCGGTATTTCCTCAGGAACAGGAGGACGTGCAGGATTATTTTACGCATCCAACCCGGCAGGAAACGGCGCTTCATTAATTGCCTTAACCGATGGAAACGGAAATGCCATCACAGCCAATGCCGGAAAAGACGGAAATGGTATCGAAACCAATATCGACGGAGCAGGAAATGCTCTTTATGCCTGGGTTCCTACTTTTTCGACAGGACGTGCAGGTAGATTTAATATCTTTAATGATGCCAATACAAGTGATGTAATTACTGTAACTACAGTCGGAAACGGTATTGCAGGTAACTTTAAAGTTGACAGGGTAACCGGTACTTCTGCTGCTGTAAAAGGGGAAGTAAATTCTCAGTTTGCTAATTTTGGCACGGCAGGTATTTATGGTATTTCCTCAGGAACAGGAGGCTACGCCGGGTTATTCCACGCATCGAACCCTTCAGGAAATGGCCCTGCATTGATCGCCATTGCTGATGGTAACGGAAACGGTATCACTGCCAATGCCTCCAATACAGGTGACGGTGTCGAAACTACTGCAGACGGAACAGGAAGCGCCATCTATGCATGGATTCCAAACTTTGGAACCGGACGTGCTGCAAGATTTGTGAATTATAATACAGCCAATACCAACCCTCCTCTTACGGCAGAAACACGAAGCGGCGGTTCTATTGCCGTATTCAGATCAGGAAATCCGGGAGCAGTGAATGTGGCGAGAATTGGCAATGACGGTAGAGGATTCTTTAACGGTGGCACACAAAGCAGTGGAGCCGACGTTGCGGAAGCTTTTGATGTGGAAGGAAACATTTCCAGCTATGAGCCGGGAGATATCCTGGTGATTTCAACCACAAAAGACAGATCCGTAGAAAAATCTTCAACGCCATATTCAAATCTTGTGGCCGGAGTTTATGCAACTAAACCTGGAGTTTTATTAACGGAAGAACATATTGATGCAGATCTTTCCGGTAAAGTTCCAATGGGAGTAATCGGTGTAATTCCTACAAAAGTTTGTCTGGAAGGTGGAAAAATAAAAAGAGGTGACCTTTTGGTAACATCTTCAAAATCCGGAGTAGCCATGAAAGGTAACCTTAAAAAAGTGAAAATCGGACAGGTTCTTGGAAAAGCCCTTCAGGATTATGATCAGAACGGAATCGGAAAAATCAACGTATTGGTAAACATTAAATAAACAATCATGAAATCATTATATATCATTGCTTTTTTAGCATTAAGCGTAAATATTTATGCTCAGCAGGACAAAAAAGTTTCTGAAACACAGGAAGCTGCCAATTTTAAAGAGTCTAAAGAGTTCGAAGCCAAAATGATGAAGGAAGCTCAGGACAGAGCCAAACAAACCCCTTCCACCACATTGCCTTCTGAGCAGGGACTTGAAGTAAAAAAACAGGCTCCGAAACAGGAAGTCGGAAATAATTCCGGAAAACTCTTGCCCAATACAGCAAGTTTAGACGAAATACGGGCTACGATCCCCGGAAGACAACCTCATAAGGCAACGAATTCTAGGAACACAAATAACAATGTTCAGGGATTACTCAGTACTCCTGAACTTACAATCTACGACATTAAAAAAACTATCCCAAAAAACTAATAACAAAACACTAGATTTTTCAACAACAAAGAAGTCCGCATCGAGGTGCGGACTTTTGTTTTTTATGTTTAAAATTATTAAATACTTCGACTGCTACGCGCTCACGATGACACTGGCAAATTATTCTGTCTAAGTAAACAGTAAGTATTAGCGACTTATCATCCTGAGCAAAGTTGAAGGATCTGTTATTTATATGAATTATTTTAAATCAAATTTAATCCCAATCCGCAGCTACAAACTTCATCTGGTTTCCCTGATCATCAGACAATGTTAAAAAATGTCCTTCCACAGAATATTTCGTCATGTTTTTAAAACTTTTAGAAAAATCATCTTCCAGGCTCATATCAGGACAAGCCTTCAGTGTCGACCCTATTCCGGAAATTTTCACTTTCCCTTTATCTTTAAACTCGGAAGTAAAAAACACATTGTTGCAGCCCATAAAAGCTCCTCCCCTGATTTTCCCGTCTTCCATATTCGCTGTGAGATCAATTTTAGCACCTTTTTTTATTAAATCAGGTTTAGAATAGTTTCCAAAAGCGACCAACATCCATTCTCTTTGGATCTTATAATCACGAGCTGCAGGCTGAGTGTTTTGCTTCGCTGCAGAGGTACAATTCATTAGTATTCCAAGAAATAAAATGGCAAAAAATGAAACTAATATCTTTTTCATATTCCTCTCAAATCCATTTTCATACCATTCCGGGGCAGAATAGCATAAAAATTAGTAAATTAGCGACACAAAATTATTTTATAAAATGAAAAGACTATTTCTACTATTCACATTCTTGCTGGGTTTTGCTCAGATGAGAGCTGACGAAGGAATGTGGCTATTAATGCTTATCAAAAGACTTAATGGTGTAGATATGCAAAAAGAAGGTTTGCATCTTACACCTGAAGAAATTTATTCGGTAAACAATTCAAGCTTAAAAGATGCTATTGTAAGCTTCGGAGGATTCTGTACCGGAGAAATTGTTTCTAACCAGGGTCTTATCTTTACCAACCACCACTGTGGTTACGGGGCGGTAGCTGCGGCTTCTACACCGGAAAAAGATTACCTGAAGAATGGTTTCTGGGCAATGAAGCAAAAAGACGAATTCAATGCAAAAGATCTTTATGTAAGATTTTTGGTAAGAATGGATGATGCTACACAGAGAATCAATTCTAAACTTAATAACAACATGACCGCTGCAGAGAGAAAAGCTGTGATCGATGCTGAAACAAAAGCAATCCAGACGGAAAACTCTGAAAATGGAAAATATACTGTCGTTGTAAGAGATTTCTTCAACGGAAACGAATTCTACTATTTCGTTTATCAAGATTACAAAGATATCAGATTGGTAGGAGCTCCGCCTTCATCATTAGGAAAATTCGGTGGAGATACTGATAACTGGGAATGGCCAAGACACACTGCAGATTTCACGGTTTTCAGAGTGTATGCTGACGCTGCAGGAAACCCTGCTGAATATTCTCCGAGCAATGTTCCTTTGAAGCCTAAGCATTTCTTACCGGTTTCTCTTAAAGGAATTAAGCCTGGTGATTTCTCAATGATTTTAGGATATCCGGGAAGAACAAACCGTTATCTTACATCTTACGGAATTCAGCAAATGGTTGGAAAAGACTATCCGGCTTGGGTTGAAGCTTCCAAACTGGCAATGGATGTTATGAAGAAGTATATGGATAAAGACAAAGCTACTCAGCTTAACTATGCTTCTCAGTATGCTTCTGTAGCGAACTACTGGAAAAACAGACAAGGAACAATTGATGCCGTAATCAAAAACGGGACTATCACAGATAAGCAAGGCATTGAAGAGAAATTCAGAACATGGGCTTTGCAACCTGCCAATATTACAGATTATGAAACGGTTTTGGATGATATTGCAATCTATTACAAGCAGACATCTGACAGAAACGTTGAAAGAAACTATATGTCTCAGCTTTCCAGAAATGCTAAGTATTTCACTTTGGCATTACAGGTAGGAGCTGTTCTTAAATCTTACGCAGAACAAGATATGCAGGGAAGAGTAGCTATGAAACCAAAAGTAGAAGCTGCTTTAAAATCTGCTTACGAAAACATTAATACAAACCTTGAAGGAGAAATGCTAAACTCTATGGTGAACCTTTACAAAACAAAGGTAAAACCAGACGTTGCTTCTCCGACGCTTATGGGATTGGATGCGAATACACTTTCAAACGTAGCGTATTCTTCAATCTTCGCTAATAAAACATCTGCAACCAACTTTATGTTGAACCCGGATCGTTTGAAATTAGACGCAGACCCACTTTGGAAAATTGCCAACGCACTTGTTGCAGATCAAAAAGCTTCCGCTGAAAGATTTGTAAAAATTGATGATAATTTTGCTAAAAACAACCGTTTATTCTTAGCAGGATTAATGAAGGCTATGCCTGAGAAAAAATTCTATCCGGATGCCAACTCTACCATGAGATTAACATACGGAACAGTAGATAAATTGCCTATCAGAACAGACAGAAACTATTTTGGTATTACTGATAACTATTATACAGACATGACAGGTCTTGTTGGAAAATACAAGAAAGGTGACGAAGAATTCGACCTTCCGCAAAGAGTGATCGATCTTTATAATATGAAAGATTTTGGTCAGTATGCTGATGCTAAAGGATATATGCCGGTAAACTTCTTGTCAAACAACGATATTACAGGAGGTAACTCCGGATCACCGGTAATCGACGGAGACGGAAATCTTATCGGTATCGCATTTGACGGAAACAGTGAAGCATTAAGCGGTGACATCGTTTTCGAACCGGAATGGCAGAAAACAATCAACGTAGACGTTCGTTTCGTTCTTTGGACAATCGACAAATACGCTGGTGCAAGAAGATTAGTAGACGAATTACAATTAGTAAGAGACGAAAATACTCCTGCAGATACAAAAACAAAAGCAGCCAGACCAGATCATGTAAAGGCCGCTAAAAAAGCAAAATAATCTTTATTGATATATTTTAAGAACCGTGAAAGAAAACTTTCACGGTTTTTTTATTTTTAATTTAAATCATATTTGATTTTCAATATATTATATTAAAATTTCGATAAATTAAATCAATTTTTGTCAGGATTCTGAAAACCAGCCGACTGTAGTTATGAAACAATAATTATAACTATAAAATTTATTTATGAAAAAAAACTTATTTAAAATTACAGCAATTACGGCAGGAATCTTTGCAACATT is a genomic window of Chryseobacterium wanjuense containing:
- a CDS encoding beta strand repeat-containing protein, whose translation is MKKILFAVGIVLGSHLAFAQVPEKMSYQAIVRNTGGQILANQSVGIRASILQGSPAGAAVYSERLTGNTNANGLLTLEIGSGTVLTGTFNTINWSTGSYYLKTETDPTGGTNYTITGTSQLLSVPYAMYAKTAGGGGGSFAIPYTNTVNNAGTLFSLINDGDGTSVEGVNNTTTSSVASVRGIVSNTAPGGFSSGVRGINNGTGGLGVGVWGSQAGSGWGVYGVTPDGLGVYGNSSANGYGVYANSNTGTGLNATSNNGIGANIAIFNNANNNNVLNANTVGNGTVVNVTTTGNGAGVRSSTGSGFAIHGITSAQTSAGVIGDNNGAGEAVVGRTTSDIAGAVVGRNDGGGYGVRGFIATNTSGTAVGVLGQVGLNNSMGRAGRFENFNASNNINNTFEVESNGNGNIPDNTQGNAASFLLDNTNSVGAAVRGEVNTIFGNFGAAGIFGISSGTGGRAGLFYASNPAGNGASLIALTDGNGNAITANAGKDGNGIETNIDGAGNALYAWVPTFSTGRAGRFNIFNDANTSDVITVTTVGNGIAGNFKVDRVTGTSAAVKGEVNSQFANFGTAGIYGISSGTGGYAGLFHASNPSGNGPALIAIADGNGNGITANASNTGDGVETTADGTGSAIYAWIPNFGTGRAARFVNYNTANTNPPLTAETRSGGSIAVFRSGNPGAVNVARIGNDGRGFFNGGTQSSGADVAEAFDVEGNISSYEPGDILVISTTKDRSVEKSSTPYSNLVAGVYATKPGVLLTEEHIDADLSGKVPMGVIGVIPTKVCLEGGKIKRGDLLVTSSKSGVAMKGNLKKVKIGQVLGKALQDYDQNGIGKINVLVNIK
- a CDS encoding META domain-containing protein; the protein is MKKILVSFFAILFLGILMNCTSAAKQNTQPAARDYKIQREWMLVAFGNYSKPDLIKKGAKIDLTANMEDGKIRGGAFMGCNNVFFTSEFKDKGKVKISGIGSTLKACPDMSLEDDFSKSFKNMTKYSVEGHFLTLSDDQGNQMKFVAADWD
- a CDS encoding S46 family peptidase, translating into MKRLFLLFTFLLGFAQMRADEGMWLLMLIKRLNGVDMQKEGLHLTPEEIYSVNNSSLKDAIVSFGGFCTGEIVSNQGLIFTNHHCGYGAVAAASTPEKDYLKNGFWAMKQKDEFNAKDLYVRFLVRMDDATQRINSKLNNNMTAAERKAVIDAETKAIQTENSENGKYTVVVRDFFNGNEFYYFVYQDYKDIRLVGAPPSSLGKFGGDTDNWEWPRHTADFTVFRVYADAAGNPAEYSPSNVPLKPKHFLPVSLKGIKPGDFSMILGYPGRTNRYLTSYGIQQMVGKDYPAWVEASKLAMDVMKKYMDKDKATQLNYASQYASVANYWKNRQGTIDAVIKNGTITDKQGIEEKFRTWALQPANITDYETVLDDIAIYYKQTSDRNVERNYMSQLSRNAKYFTLALQVGAVLKSYAEQDMQGRVAMKPKVEAALKSAYENINTNLEGEMLNSMVNLYKTKVKPDVASPTLMGLDANTLSNVAYSSIFANKTSATNFMLNPDRLKLDADPLWKIANALVADQKASAERFVKIDDNFAKNNRLFLAGLMKAMPEKKFYPDANSTMRLTYGTVDKLPIRTDRNYFGITDNYYTDMTGLVGKYKKGDEEFDLPQRVIDLYNMKDFGQYADAKGYMPVNFLSNNDITGGNSGSPVIDGDGNLIGIAFDGNSEALSGDIVFEPEWQKTINVDVRFVLWTIDKYAGARRLVDELQLVRDENTPADTKTKAARPDHVKAAKKAK